From a region of the Synechococcus sp. RS9916 genome:
- a CDS encoding glycosyltransferase, which produces MPKPGMSVERSLDLPQRIALVHEWFTPRSVGGAEQVVDTIDQWLTTLGRKPDLAALVDGESRLPHSRWAGRRILTSPIQKLPWGISHVQQYLPLLPLAIEQIDLGDYPLVISSNHLVAKGVLTSPEQLHISYVHTPVRYAWDQMHAYLRRSALARRGLGPWIRWQLHALRQWDQLSAARVDVLVANSRFTAGRIRQYWRRDAHVLHPPVQVERFRWDQPRDDSYLCLCRLVPYKRVDVVVEAFNRLRLPLRVVGDGPERARLEQLAGPTVQILGRQSQEQVETLLARCRAFVYAGLEDFGIAPVEAMASGAPVIGLGRGGLLDSVRCAAAGSAEPTGVLFPEQTPASVAQAVDWFEQRRLWRELPPEQLRHWAERFRPDAFVSRFETLVQRSWETHQQSCAVAASDPAGLPELSRCD; this is translated from the coding sequence ATGCCGAAGCCTGGGATGAGTGTCGAGCGGTCCCTTGACCTGCCGCAGCGCATCGCCCTCGTGCATGAGTGGTTTACCCCCCGCTCAGTCGGCGGCGCCGAGCAGGTGGTAGACACGATCGACCAGTGGCTCACCACCCTGGGGCGCAAACCTGACCTGGCCGCTCTTGTGGATGGCGAAAGCCGCCTCCCCCACAGCCGCTGGGCCGGTCGCCGCATCCTCACCAGCCCGATCCAGAAGCTGCCGTGGGGCATCAGTCATGTGCAGCAGTATCTGCCGCTGCTTCCCCTGGCGATCGAGCAGATCGATCTCGGTGACTATCCGCTGGTGATCAGCAGCAACCATCTGGTGGCCAAAGGCGTGTTGACCTCACCCGAGCAACTGCACATCAGCTACGTCCACACCCCGGTGCGTTACGCCTGGGATCAGATGCATGCCTATCTGCGGCGTTCAGCCCTGGCACGGCGTGGCCTGGGACCCTGGATCCGCTGGCAACTGCATGCCCTGCGCCAATGGGATCAACTCAGTGCGGCCCGTGTGGATGTACTGGTGGCCAACTCCCGCTTCACCGCAGGGCGCATTCGTCAATATTGGCGGCGAGATGCGCACGTGCTGCATCCGCCGGTGCAAGTGGAGCGCTTCCGCTGGGATCAGCCACGGGATGACAGCTACCTCTGCCTCTGTCGGTTGGTGCCCTACAAGCGGGTGGATGTGGTGGTGGAAGCCTTCAATCGCCTGCGTCTGCCGTTGAGAGTGGTGGGTGATGGCCCTGAACGTGCTCGCCTCGAGCAGCTGGCGGGCCCCACCGTGCAAATCCTGGGGCGCCAAAGCCAGGAGCAAGTGGAAACCCTGCTGGCCCGTTGCCGGGCCTTTGTCTACGCGGGGTTGGAGGACTTCGGCATCGCTCCCGTGGAGGCCATGGCCTCTGGAGCACCCGTGATCGGCCTGGGGCGGGGCGGCCTGCTCGACAGCGTCCGCTGTGCGGCCGCGGGCTCCGCTGAGCCCACCGGCGTGCTGTTTCCCGAGCAGACCCCCGCTTCAGTGGCGCAAGCTGTGGATTGGTTTGAACAACGGCGGCTCTGGCGGGAGCTGCCACCCGAGCAGCTGCGTCACTGGGCTGAGCGCTTCAGGCCAGACGCCTTTGTGTCGCGCTTTGAGACACTGGTGCAACGCAGTTGGGAAACCCATCAGCAATCCTGTGCCGTTGCCGCGAGTGACCCCGCCGGGCTACCGGAATTGAGCCGTTGCGATTGA
- a CDS encoding DUF1214 domain-containing protein codes for MDLTTWFAPYLLPDDQGFDTAALLRDHASDLLGSSVLSGLSAEELQLVDACLHAVIWGYPLEETYRLRVLNTALQAPINTLFKPSYAANWLNKSSSPAPDSSVLYVTGWLDLAEEQVLHTPSNASDHYYVWAILDSNINTVGSIGPRTQTERERDDGAYYLLCGPSSPHYTSADWTTTIKTADGETSVRIIKVDTPYAWMTARFATNTLSAAALEETRRFINGNPAQEGSGFQLGSLRDFQKSGSVDYTAPVTQSQSDQRMEDRYGSVPTLARVFFEQLGQSLLDNPIPSLRTSAVDRPIPDRAVWLGNQNKVQQAVGGTDHIPESDYQPGSALTDERLTRLNARFAPIGLDLSSGFSMPTDWSARDVLVFQKAYAFSQALLSEATNAIASGDKNTNYWHISNLNIGVYPNAWENWLVRTGVAIDGGAANIPNDGVYPTSQKDHEGNTLRSTYNYTITLPPLTRIDGETVYAPANGFWSYTIYQPDPGNAYQPFLIENAISNQHFTRIDASATLRGDGWLSTRKPGNWNDGTALGTALVTGADVGTSGLSASTTYYVSDSKTDPLDDRRLLIKLSDTYTPDYNWLGRSGTAGVPVGGEGSPGTSVSLSGSRGTTVRFGWIQPVAQLGSAQLDDLETNADGEIVLQLRANQPRTALSNWLPTPNEGYVGDAYNFQVMARYYEPTWADETTVLASSGDQQYLPPAIERTSLHRIALWEDLDQAGIALLEERLGTTSVDPFAKTDRFDADAVGALLDLRWADGALEGTNWTLSYSYRRDAAYTNQLFFYVVDDVTGTVGALRPGDSGYLGAALAQRINANDPIVNAVDRSTLKGSLQLDGGRIYMPLVMTEAGQTILPNARSSFNYAHFSVEGMKAFAFEDLFQGGDHDHDDGLFSVTGLTPVG; via the coding sequence ATGGACCTCACCACTTGGTTCGCCCCCTACCTGCTCCCTGACGATCAGGGATTCGATACAGCCGCCTTACTTCGCGATCACGCCTCCGATCTGCTGGGCTCCTCCGTGCTGTCGGGGCTGTCCGCAGAAGAGCTCCAGCTTGTTGATGCCTGTTTGCACGCGGTGATCTGGGGGTATCCGCTCGAGGAGACCTACCGCTTGCGTGTGTTGAACACAGCACTTCAGGCGCCGATCAACACCCTTTTCAAACCCAGTTATGCGGCGAACTGGTTGAACAAAAGTTCGTCACCGGCTCCCGATTCTTCCGTTCTGTATGTCACGGGTTGGCTGGACCTTGCCGAGGAGCAGGTTCTGCACACGCCCAGTAATGCCTCGGATCACTATTACGTCTGGGCGATTCTCGATAGCAACATCAACACCGTTGGTTCGATTGGTCCTCGCACGCAGACGGAACGTGAGCGGGACGATGGCGCCTATTACCTGTTGTGCGGTCCATCCAGTCCCCACTACACCAGTGCGGATTGGACCACCACCATCAAGACCGCGGATGGCGAGACGTCGGTGCGGATCATCAAGGTGGATACGCCCTATGCCTGGATGACGGCGCGTTTTGCGACCAACACCCTGAGCGCGGCTGCGTTGGAGGAAACCAGGCGGTTTATTAACGGAAATCCGGCGCAAGAAGGCAGTGGCTTTCAGCTCGGCAGCCTTCGTGATTTTCAAAAGTCGGGCAGCGTCGACTACACCGCTCCGGTGACGCAAAGCCAGAGCGATCAGCGCATGGAGGATCGCTACGGTTCTGTTCCCACCTTGGCGCGGGTGTTCTTTGAACAGCTCGGCCAGTCTCTTCTCGATAACCCGATCCCATCCCTGCGCACGAGCGCAGTGGATCGCCCCATCCCTGATCGTGCGGTTTGGCTCGGTAACCAGAACAAGGTGCAGCAGGCGGTTGGCGGCACGGATCACATCCCTGAGAGTGACTACCAACCTGGATCGGCACTGACGGATGAACGGCTCACCAGGCTGAATGCGCGTTTTGCTCCGATCGGTCTTGATCTCAGCTCTGGCTTCAGCATGCCCACGGACTGGAGTGCACGGGATGTCCTGGTGTTCCAGAAGGCTTATGCCTTCAGTCAGGCGCTTTTGAGTGAGGCCACCAATGCGATCGCCTCAGGTGATAAGAACACGAATTATTGGCACATCAGCAATCTCAATATTGGCGTCTATCCCAATGCCTGGGAAAACTGGTTGGTGCGCACGGGTGTCGCGATTGATGGCGGGGCTGCCAATATTCCCAATGATGGTGTTTATCCAACCAGTCAGAAGGATCACGAAGGCAATACTCTCCGCTCTACTTACAACTACACCATTACATTGCCGCCACTGACTCGGATTGATGGCGAAACGGTGTATGCGCCTGCCAATGGTTTCTGGTCATACACGATTTATCAACCGGACCCGGGGAATGCCTACCAACCGTTCCTGATTGAGAACGCCATCAGTAATCAGCACTTCACGCGCATTGATGCCTCGGCCACCCTCAGGGGTGATGGTTGGTTGAGTACTCGCAAGCCCGGCAATTGGAACGACGGCACAGCTCTGGGGACAGCACTGGTCACTGGTGCGGATGTGGGGACCAGTGGATTGTCTGCATCCACGACGTATTACGTGTCGGACAGCAAAACCGACCCTCTCGATGACAGGCGCTTGTTGATCAAGCTGTCTGACACTTACACGCCGGACTACAACTGGCTTGGTCGCAGTGGAACCGCAGGGGTGCCTGTCGGCGGCGAGGGGTCTCCAGGGACATCCGTCTCCCTCTCTGGCAGCCGCGGGACCACGGTTCGCTTCGGCTGGATTCAGCCGGTTGCCCAGCTGGGGTCGGCCCAACTCGATGACTTGGAAACCAATGCCGACGGCGAGATTGTGTTGCAACTGCGTGCCAACCAACCCCGCACAGCGCTCAGCAATTGGTTGCCCACTCCCAATGAGGGATACGTGGGTGATGCCTACAACTTCCAGGTGATGGCCCGGTATTACGAGCCGACTTGGGCTGATGAGACCACGGTGTTGGCATCCTCCGGTGATCAGCAATATCTTCCGCCTGCGATCGAACGCACGTCCTTACATCGGATTGCTCTGTGGGAGGACCTTGATCAGGCAGGGATTGCCCTGCTTGAGGAGCGTCTTGGCACCACCAGTGTTGATCCCTTTGCGAAGACGGATCGCTTCGATGCGGATGCAGTCGGTGCGCTCTTGGATCTGCGTTGGGCCGATGGTGCCCTGGAAGGAACGAACTGGACTCTCTCTTACAGCTATCGCCGGGATGCGGCTTACACCAATCAACTGTTTTTCTACGTCGTTGACGATGTGACGGGGACTGTGGGAGCCCTACGCCCTGGAGACTCTGGCTATCTGGGTGCGGCCTTGGCGCAGCGCATCAATGCGAATGATCCGATTGTGAATGCCGTTGATCGTTCCACTCTGAAGGGAAGTCTTCAGCTGGATGGTGGAAGGATCTACATGCCCTTGGTGATGACCGAGGCTGGTCAGACCATTCTTCCCAATGCCCGCAGCAGCTTCAACTACGCCCATTTCTCTGTGGAGGGGATGAAAGCCTTCGCGTTTGAAGATCTTTTCCAGGGCGGAGACCACGATCACGACGATGGCTTGTTTTCAGTCACGGGGCTGACACCCGTGGGCTGA
- a CDS encoding ATP-dependent Clp protease proteolytic subunit, with protein sequence MTTSAPYYGDSTVLRTPPPDLPSLMLKERIVYLGLPLFSDDDTKRQLGLDVTELIIAQLLYLEFDNPEKPIYFYINSTGTSWHTGDAIGFETEAFAICDTISYIKPPVHTICIGQAMGTAAVILSAGTKGQRAALPHSSIVLHQPRSGARGQATDIQIRAKEVLQNKRSMLEILSANTGRTVEQLSQDSDRMSYLNPQQAVEYGLIDRVLSSRKDLPSQAV encoded by the coding sequence ATGACCACCTCAGCTCCTTACTACGGAGACTCCACCGTTCTGCGGACCCCACCGCCGGACCTTCCCTCCTTGATGCTCAAGGAGCGGATCGTTTATCTCGGCCTGCCCCTGTTCTCCGACGATGACACCAAGCGTCAGCTTGGTCTCGACGTCACGGAATTGATCATTGCCCAGCTTCTCTATCTGGAGTTCGACAACCCGGAGAAGCCGATTTACTTCTATATCAATTCCACGGGCACCAGCTGGCACACCGGTGATGCCATTGGCTTTGAAACGGAAGCCTTCGCCATCTGCGACACCATCAGCTACATCAAGCCGCCGGTGCACACCATCTGCATCGGTCAGGCGATGGGCACTGCTGCGGTCATCCTTTCCGCAGGCACCAAAGGGCAGAGGGCTGCATTGCCCCATTCCTCGATCGTGCTGCATCAGCCCCGCAGCGGAGCCCGCGGCCAGGCCACAGACATTCAGATCCGTGCCAAGGAGGTGCTTCAGAACAAGCGCTCCATGCTCGAGATCCTTTCGGCCAATACAGGTCGCACCGTTGAGCAGCTCTCCCAGGATTCCGATCGGATGAGCTATCTCAACCCCCAGCAAGCCGTGGAGTACGGCTTGATTGACCGCGTGCTCAGCAGCCGTAAAGATCTGCCCAGCCAGGCCGTCTGA
- a CDS encoding ATP-dependent Clp protease proteolytic subunit, with the protein MPIGTPSVPYRLPGSQMERWVDIYTRLGVERILFLGSEVNDAVANSLVAQMLYLDSEDSSKPIYLYINSPGGSVTAGLAIYDTMQYVKSDVVTICVGLAASMGAFLLGAGTKGKRLALPHSRIMIHQPLGGTAQRQASDIEIEAREILRIKEMLNRSMADMTGQSFEKIEKDTDRDYFLSAEDAKNYGLIDRVIAHPNEA; encoded by the coding sequence ATGCCGATCGGTACTCCCAGCGTTCCCTACCGCCTGCCTGGCAGCCAGATGGAGCGCTGGGTCGACATCTACACCCGTCTGGGCGTTGAGCGGATCCTGTTCCTCGGTTCCGAGGTGAATGATGCCGTGGCCAACAGCCTGGTGGCCCAGATGCTGTATCTCGATTCCGAAGACAGCAGCAAGCCGATCTACCTCTACATCAACTCCCCAGGGGGTTCGGTCACGGCAGGCTTGGCGATCTACGACACCATGCAGTACGTCAAGAGCGACGTGGTGACCATCTGCGTGGGTCTGGCCGCCTCGATGGGAGCCTTTCTGTTGGGCGCCGGCACCAAAGGCAAGCGATTGGCCCTGCCCCACAGCCGGATCATGATTCACCAGCCCCTGGGGGGCACCGCCCAGCGCCAGGCCAGCGACATTGAGATCGAAGCCCGGGAGATCCTGCGCATCAAAGAGATGCTCAACCGCTCCATGGCCGACATGACCGGTCAGAGCTTCGAGAAAATCGAAAAAGACACCGACCGCGACTATTTCCTCAGTGCGGAAGATGCCAAAAACTACGGCTTGATCGATCGCGTGATTGCCCATCCCAACGAAGCCTGA
- the glyQ gene encoding glycine--tRNA ligase subunit alpha, translating to MHFQDIISTLNRFWADQGCLLLQPYDTEKGAGTMSPHTVLRAIGPEPWAVAYPEPCRRPTDGRYGDNPNRAQHYFQYQVLIKPSPDGIQETYLASLEALGIKASDHDIRFVEDNWESPTLGAWGVGWEVWLDGMEVTQFTYFQQCGGIDCRPVSIEITYGLERLAMYLQDVESIWDLSWNAERKYGDIWLPFEKGQCHYNFEASNPERLKQLFAIYEAEAADLIERQLPAPALDFVLKCSHTFNLLEARGVISVTERTATIARIRNLARKVAETWLAEREALGFPLLKQQPVTAG from the coding sequence ATGCATTTCCAGGACATCATCAGCACCCTCAACCGCTTCTGGGCGGACCAGGGGTGCCTGCTGCTGCAGCCCTACGACACCGAAAAGGGCGCAGGCACGATGAGCCCTCACACCGTGTTGCGGGCGATTGGTCCGGAGCCTTGGGCTGTGGCCTATCCCGAGCCCTGTCGCCGGCCCACCGATGGGCGCTATGGCGACAACCCCAACCGGGCTCAGCACTATTTCCAATACCAGGTGCTGATCAAACCCTCCCCGGATGGGATCCAGGAGACCTATCTCGCCTCGCTGGAAGCACTGGGCATCAAAGCGTCTGACCACGACATCCGCTTTGTGGAAGACAACTGGGAATCCCCCACTCTCGGCGCCTGGGGCGTTGGTTGGGAGGTTTGGCTCGACGGCATGGAGGTGACCCAATTCACCTACTTCCAGCAGTGCGGCGGCATTGATTGCCGGCCCGTCTCGATCGAAATCACCTACGGCCTCGAGCGCCTGGCCATGTATCTCCAAGACGTGGAGAGCATCTGGGATCTGAGCTGGAATGCGGAACGCAAATACGGCGACATCTGGCTGCCCTTTGAAAAGGGTCAGTGCCACTACAACTTCGAAGCCTCCAATCCAGAACGGCTCAAGCAGTTGTTTGCCATCTATGAAGCCGAGGCTGCTGATCTGATCGAGAGACAGCTACCGGCCCCGGCCCTTGACTTCGTGCTCAAGTGCTCCCACACCTTCAACCTGCTGGAAGCCCGCGGGGTGATCTCTGTGACTGAGCGGACGGCCACCATCGCCCGCATCCGCAATCTGGCCCGAAAGGTGGCCGAAACCTGGCTGGCAGAGCGGGAAGCTCTGGGCTTCCCACTGCTGAAACAGCAACCCGTCACTGCCGGCTGA
- the cbiB gene encoding adenosylcobinamide-phosphate synthase CbiB, which yields MITVSAGGLAAIAVLLAALWDRLIGDPMGWPHPVVVMGWWINQLHQGLAGVAGESPWRLRWTGGLITLLLVLGSGFSGWWLEQCALGRWMAGEPAVRVLGFLLLVVGLASALAGRSLEQAVMAVVTPLQANDLPKARQRLQWIVGRDTASLNAAEIQRAAAETAAENSVDGLFAPLFWMVVGLVVWQVESSWPGPLALAWGFKAASTLDSMLGYRRGTLRWLGTAGARLDDLLVWVPCRLVMLTLPLVSRPWSAWWGLVKAAERDGAPDPSPNAGRAEAIYAHCAGVCLGGRNRYGDRWVEKPLLACQQPAADTAAILRILACSRRLEALWLLLPLLLLMGSLAA from the coding sequence GTGATCACGGTCAGTGCTGGGGGGCTGGCCGCCATCGCTGTGTTGCTGGCGGCGCTGTGGGATCGCCTGATCGGTGATCCGATGGGTTGGCCCCATCCGGTGGTGGTGATGGGCTGGTGGATCAACCAGCTGCACCAAGGGTTGGCGGGGGTGGCCGGGGAATCACCCTGGCGCCTGCGTTGGACCGGGGGGCTGATCACGCTGTTGTTGGTGCTGGGCAGTGGGTTCAGCGGTTGGTGGCTCGAGCAGTGTGCTCTCGGTCGTTGGATGGCGGGTGAGCCTGCCGTGAGGGTTCTTGGTTTCTTGCTGCTGGTGGTGGGGCTGGCCAGTGCCCTGGCCGGCCGCAGTTTGGAGCAGGCGGTGATGGCGGTTGTGACGCCATTGCAGGCCAATGATCTGCCCAAGGCACGGCAGCGCCTTCAGTGGATCGTGGGCCGGGATACCGCCAGCTTGAATGCGGCGGAGATCCAGCGTGCTGCTGCGGAAACCGCAGCGGAAAACAGTGTGGATGGTCTGTTTGCGCCGCTGTTCTGGATGGTTGTGGGGCTGGTGGTGTGGCAGGTGGAGTCCAGCTGGCCGGGGCCCTTGGCTCTGGCCTGGGGTTTTAAGGCTGCCAGCACCCTCGATTCGATGCTCGGCTATCGCCGCGGGACCTTGCGTTGGCTGGGCACCGCCGGGGCCCGCCTCGATGATCTGTTGGTGTGGGTCCCTTGCCGGCTTGTGATGCTGACGCTGCCACTGGTGAGTCGGCCTTGGTCAGCCTGGTGGGGGCTGGTGAAGGCCGCAGAGCGCGATGGTGCCCCCGATCCTTCACCCAATGCCGGCCGCGCTGAAGCGATCTATGCCCATTGCGCGGGTGTTTGCCTTGGCGGCCGCAATCGCTATGGCGATCGCTGGGTGGAGAAACCGTTGCTGGCCTGTCAGCAACCGGCTGCTGACACTGCTGCAATTCTGCGCATCCTGGCCTGCAGCCGGCGACTGGAGGCCCTCTGGTTGTTGCTGCCGCTTCTGTTGCTGATGGGCTCCTTGGCTGCCTGA
- a CDS encoding sugar transferase: protein MVKAPRRLVFPASGATLRRQASRRHLALLAAPPSTLTARALVRQQSTTGRSLKRTGDVLFSLAVLGLGSPVFLLLALLVKVSSPGPVFYVQRRVGRGYRHFGCIKFRTMRPDADRVLASVLAESPEMREEFERDFKLKDDPRITPIGRFLRRSSLDELPQFLNVLRGEMSVVGPRPIVDKEIERYGAYMDEVLAVRPGLTGLWQVSGRNNLSYAKRVRLDVAYARGRSFMLDFAIILRTFGVLLLPMDRGAY, encoded by the coding sequence ATGGTCAAGGCCCCGCGTCGCCTCGTGTTCCCCGCCAGTGGGGCAACGCTGAGACGCCAGGCCAGCCGCCGCCATCTCGCCCTTCTGGCTGCACCACCCTCCACGCTGACGGCTCGGGCCTTGGTGCGCCAGCAAAGCACCACCGGCCGGAGCCTGAAGCGCACCGGGGATGTGTTGTTCTCCCTGGCTGTGCTTGGCCTGGGCTCCCCGGTTTTCCTGCTCCTGGCACTGCTGGTGAAAGTGAGTTCCCCGGGGCCGGTGTTCTATGTGCAGCGCCGAGTCGGCAGGGGCTACCGCCATTTCGGCTGCATCAAATTCCGGACCATGCGTCCGGATGCAGACCGGGTGCTGGCCAGCGTGCTCGCGGAATCACCGGAGATGCGCGAGGAATTCGAGCGCGATTTCAAACTGAAAGACGATCCGCGCATCACCCCGATCGGCCGATTCCTGCGGCGATCCAGCCTGGATGAATTGCCCCAGTTCCTCAACGTCCTCCGCGGTGAGATGAGTGTGGTGGGACCACGCCCCATCGTCGACAAGGAAATCGAGCGCTATGGCGCCTACATGGACGAAGTACTGGCCGTTCGCCCAGGACTAACGGGTCTGTGGCAAGTGAGCGGTCGCAACAATCTCAGCTACGCCAAACGGGTGCGTCTCGATGTGGCCTATGCCCGCGGACGGTCGTTCATGTTGGATTTCGCGATCATCCTGCGCACCTTTGGCGTGCTGCTCCTGCCCATGGACCGCGGCGCTTACTGA
- a CDS encoding ComEC/Rec2 family competence protein → MPAAVAVATLMLLSLCGAAIAKGGLQWGLLVISLGSGTTLLVQQRRWRSQQALLLSLMLLLCALRGSHAAHIGPGPLDPVHHLAQAGELQQLEGRWQQDSSPKDGQCRGLVLVRRLDGQRVDGLTEVLLNPCSQALRAGALVETRGQLRKPSLSHHPLLPSPAQRLARHNSWSQFKTAELKVVGQRWSPLADARRRIEEQFRAVLGAEQGPVLAALVLGGAQVELPEELRQAFRVAGLSHALAASGFHLSVLLGSVLVVTRSWPRWGRLFAGIGAMLVFLALAGAQASVVRAVLMGLAGLLIQQSGGKSRPLGVLLATLVLMLWLHPAWARSIGFQFSAAATAGLVLTAPGLEARLKPHLPSKAQGLAGALAVPLAAMAWTLPLQWLHFGAMPLYALVANLLASPLLMALTLLSMGLALVVLLLPGGLVSLIAPLITLPMQALAFLLLRVVTAISHWPWAQVLTGRPQWWMVLVVVLTVVSCCTRTTRGRKAPVVLLPLSLLALGLHGAELMADAVVHVEQWGRQWVLLRHQGRAALISSSGDALSCRVARQLGHGSGHGRFDWVAVLDPVASDAHRCWTDQAHTLVAEPWGLNPLQRGQRLTSPGLELKPLTSQGRHFALQAGQRRVRLQRHGLRLSATGGPGAGS, encoded by the coding sequence ATGCCCGCCGCCGTGGCCGTCGCAACGCTGATGCTGCTCAGCCTCTGCGGCGCGGCCATCGCTAAAGGGGGGCTCCAGTGGGGATTGCTGGTGATCAGCCTGGGGAGTGGCACCACGCTTCTGGTTCAGCAGCGGCGCTGGAGAAGCCAGCAGGCCCTGCTGCTGAGCCTGATGTTGCTGTTATGCGCCTTACGCGGAAGCCATGCAGCCCACATCGGTCCAGGCCCCCTGGATCCCGTGCATCACCTAGCGCAGGCAGGGGAACTCCAGCAGCTGGAGGGCCGCTGGCAGCAGGATTCCAGCCCAAAAGACGGGCAGTGCAGAGGGTTGGTGCTGGTACGGCGCCTGGATGGCCAACGCGTTGACGGCCTCACGGAAGTGCTGCTGAATCCCTGCAGCCAGGCCCTTCGCGCAGGGGCCTTGGTGGAGACCCGAGGACAGCTGCGTAAGCCCAGCTTGAGCCACCATCCGCTGTTGCCATCGCCCGCCCAACGCCTGGCCAGGCACAACAGCTGGAGCCAGTTCAAGACAGCGGAGCTGAAGGTGGTCGGCCAACGCTGGAGCCCTCTGGCCGATGCCAGACGCCGAATCGAAGAGCAATTCAGGGCCGTGCTGGGTGCAGAGCAGGGCCCAGTGCTCGCCGCCCTGGTGCTGGGGGGAGCCCAGGTGGAGTTACCAGAGGAGCTGCGTCAAGCCTTTCGCGTCGCCGGGTTGTCCCATGCCCTGGCCGCGTCTGGATTTCACCTTTCGGTCTTACTCGGCAGCGTGTTGGTGGTGACGCGCTCCTGGCCAAGGTGGGGACGACTGTTTGCTGGCATCGGCGCGATGCTGGTGTTCCTGGCCCTCGCCGGCGCCCAGGCCTCCGTGGTGCGCGCAGTGCTGATGGGACTGGCGGGCCTGCTGATCCAGCAAAGCGGAGGGAAAAGCCGGCCCCTCGGTGTGCTGCTGGCCACCCTGGTGCTGATGCTGTGGCTTCACCCCGCCTGGGCCAGGAGCATTGGCTTTCAATTCAGCGCAGCCGCCACCGCTGGCCTGGTGCTGACCGCTCCAGGGCTTGAAGCCCGCCTGAAGCCTCACTTGCCCTCGAAGGCGCAAGGTCTGGCGGGGGCCTTGGCCGTGCCACTCGCCGCTATGGCGTGGACCCTGCCCCTGCAATGGCTGCACTTCGGGGCCATGCCCCTCTACGCCCTGGTGGCCAACCTGTTGGCGTCCCCCCTGCTGATGGCGCTCACCTTGTTGTCGATGGGGCTCGCGCTCGTGGTGCTTCTCCTGCCTGGAGGATTGGTATCTCTGATCGCACCGCTGATCACCCTGCCGATGCAGGCCCTGGCCTTCCTCTTGCTTCGGGTGGTCACCGCCATCAGTCACTGGCCCTGGGCCCAGGTGCTGACCGGACGACCGCAATGGTGGATGGTGCTCGTGGTGGTGCTGACCGTGGTCTCCTGCTGCACCCGAACGACACGCGGACGCAAGGCGCCTGTCGTCCTGTTGCCGCTATCCCTACTCGCCCTTGGCCTGCATGGAGCGGAGCTGATGGCCGATGCCGTCGTGCATGTGGAGCAATGGGGCCGGCAATGGGTCCTGCTACGCCATCAGGGCCGAGCCGCCTTGATCAGCAGCTCCGGCGACGCGCTCAGCTGCCGCGTGGCCCGGCAACTTGGCCATGGCTCCGGCCATGGCCGTTTTGATTGGGTGGCCGTTCTGGACCCCGTCGCGAGCGATGCCCACCGCTGCTGGACCGATCAAGCCCACACCCTGGTGGCTGAGCCATGGGGACTCAATCCGCTGCAGAGGGGACAGCGATTGACATCCCCAGGGCTGGAACTGAAACCACTGACCTCCCAAGGGCGGCACTTTGCCCTCCAGGCCGGCCAACGCAGGGTGCGCCTGCAACGCCACGGGCTGCGCCTGTCAGCAACAGGCGGCCCTGGGGCAGGCAGTTAA